Proteins from one Neodiprion fabricii isolate iyNeoFabr1 chromosome 5, iyNeoFabr1.1, whole genome shotgun sequence genomic window:
- the LOC124183972 gene encoding protein sidekick isoform X4, whose product MEKLDWPNRRRSFHPQNLIKTGGSRRRASFRKLFAALSFICIAGGACATESLQEPRFITQPSSSGSILSEGRTKILQCQARGYPQPKYRWFKDGLPLNNELSSEPYYRILNTRREDAGTYYCVASNEVGSIFSERIAFSVAYMEVFEDLTERAVLVESGDAAVLNLPEIESHPIPEVIWLTSNGPLAYDIKYATTANQHTLLILSASESDMGYYRARAINTQLGKEENSPFFKLQVTGDPNKEIAPNIIVKPQDTQIVKDHPVTYLHCIANARPLHELETLWFKDGIPIENAGISYSFRDLWNRTLGLLSANLTHTGQYTCHVSLRTGGYPTVTASANITVYEKPTFINELRREILGDYGSTISIPCDAVGVPPPKVSWFRNAASVDHLLGIRYDMEEDGSLVIRKLTMEDSGMFQCLATNEAGESSVYTWLKAKTSIPVMESPPRNVTVLDGKDASITCKAVAAPVPNVTWIYNDADTVEVAGRVQILENGDLLVAAVMPTDAGKYTCIRANEAGSVNGSAYLTVLVRTQIIQPPVDTSVLLGYTAELQCKVSSDPKVPYDIAWFHNKQVINTRASQRVKMRDDGALELAAVRASDVGEYMCSVVSPGGNDTRKARLSVIELPFAPINVQAVRMEEISPRTINVSWVPGFDGNSPTNKFIIQRREVPELGPIPDPLLNWVTEHSNVSASSRWVLLDSLKAAAAYQFRVSAVNSVGEGPPSDPSNVMVLPQEPPSGPPLGFVGSARSFSEIITQWQPPLEEHRNGHILGYILRYRLYGYNDSPWTNQNITNEAQRNYLITDLITWKDYIVQIAAYNDKGVGIFTDGVKIKTKEGVPEAPPTNLKARARNSTAVEVWWKPPNPQKINGINQGYKLQAWIGGNFTEENEYKSTTVPPSLFDPLAEQSATITGLKKYTLYNITVLCFTDPGDGERSAPVEIRTSEDVPGAIENLQFDEISDREVTVRWNPPHETNGILTGYQLKYMIKDLPESLRVENFTADVQSTKIQHLQATTHYKFEVTAWTSKGAGKSRIATIQSGVEPVLPEPPTKLALSNIDAFSVVLQFTPGFDGNSSITKWTVQAQTSRNMTWYTVYEVSDPDASTITVEGLTPFMQYKLRLIANNVVGMSGPSEPTKEFQTIQAPPSHPPRNVTVRAMSATELRVRWIPLQQIEWYGNPRGYNITYKELRTNKSKSISIEDHTANSYVLENMEEFALYEIVMKAYNDVGSSSPSPKAIERTRESVPSLGPISVEANATSSTTIVVKWGDIPIEHQNGQIEGFKVYYGASNRSPFQYKNIPTNATFTTTLTELRKFVQYHIQVLAYTRLGDGVLSLPPIRVQTFEDAPGAPSNVSFPDVSFSMARIIWDTPEDPNGEILAYKVMFHLNSSQDHQFSKEFPASDRTFRATGLKQEEYYMFSVTAQTRLGWGKTAYALVLTTNNRERPQPPSAPQVSRSQVQSRQITFSWTPGRDGFAPLRYYTVQKAENSGPFQTIPERVDPSVNSYTANNLKPFTQYQFRIQATNDIGPSTWSAESAQVQTLPTAPSRAVIGLKVVPITKSSVEVHWEPIEEIYWSGDHATGGYRVVYQPVSDFPTALEAAPKKNIPGIKNNMMVLSDLMEDKNYEIVVVPFNSEGEGPPCPPVTVYVGEAVPTGEPRELNAKALSSTEVHLSWKPPQLDMQNGDLLGYKIFYLVTDSPQEFEKPQEEEIEVVPASYLTHGLVFLDKYTEYRIQVLAFNPAGDGPRTPAITVRTKEDIPGPPNNLQFIDITMTSMRVTWDPPKMRNGQIVGYIVAYETAEQNDRFSKQVKQKVTETSLLVQPLEEEVTYTFTVRAQTIDFGPPISGNVTTGPQLGSPVAPSELAISKTVTSVDLQWTNGASGKGPLLGYYIETRRKAMEDWQHYDARWQTIVKSTNGPLTEYTISYQNLLPSTSYLFRVISYNRYGISYPAYSKDAVLTPSKLYFEYGYLQHRPFYRQTWFMVALAACSVVIIIMVIAILCVKSKSYKYKQEAQKTLEESMAMDVDDRQESDLELYRSRHAGGGAMNVASTCGTLGKRGTLARKSTHHPPPPTMLGKSPPRPSPASVAYHSDEESLKGYDENPDDSSVTEKPSEISSTDSQGSESENESVQSDPHSFVNHYANVNDSLRQSWKRQKPVRNYSSYTDSEPEGSAVVSLNGGQIIMNNMARSRAPLPGFSSFV is encoded by the exons aATCACTTCAAGAGCCACGCTTCATAACGCAACCGTCCAGCAGCGGCAGTATCCTCAGCGAGGGTCGAACGAAAATATTGCAATGTCAAGCGAGAG GATATCCACAGCCAAAGTATCGCTGGTTCAAAGACGGATTACCGCTGAACAACGAGCTCAGCTCCGAGCCCTACTATCGTATTCTGAATACTCGAAGAGAAGATGCAGGAACATATTATTGCGTGGCAAGCAACGAAGTTGGTTCTATATTCAGCGAACGGATAGCTTTTTCGGTTGCTT ATATGGAAGTCTTTGAAGATCTAACCGAGCGAGCGGTCCTAGTCGAATCGGGGGACGCAGCTGTTTTAAACTTGCCTGAAATTGAGAGTCATCCGATTCCCGAAGTTATCTGGCTAACTTCAAACGGACCGTTGGCTTACGACATCAAGTATGCCACCACGGCTAATCAGCACACCCTTCTCATTCTATCTGCTTCGGAAAGCGACATGGGATACTACAG AGCGAGGGCGATAAACACCCAACTCGGTAAGGAAGAAAACAGTCCCTTCTTCAAACTCCAGGTGACCGGAGATCCGAACAAAGAGATTGCACCCAATATCATTGTAAAGCCTCAAGACACCCAAATAGTTAAGGATCATCCAGTCACTTATCTGCATTGTATAGCAAATGCAAG GCCGTTACACGAGCTGGAAACACTTTGGTTCAAGGATGGTATACCGATCGAAAATGCCGGTATATCTTACAGCTTCAGGGATCTATGGAACCGAACACTTGGTCTGCTTTCTGCAAATTTGACCCACACTGGCCAATACACTTGCCACGTAAGCCTGAGGACCGGAGGCTATCCGACTGTCACTGCAAGCGCTAATATCACCGTTTACG AAAAACCTACTTTTATTAACGAATTGAGAAGAGAAATTCTTGGAGATTATGGTTCGACGATATCTATACCATGCGACGCGGTTGGCGTACCACCCCCAAAGGTTAGCTGGTTCAGAAATGCGGCTTCTGTAGATCATCTGTTGGGGATAAG GTATGATATGGAGGAGGATGGCTCTCTCGTTATCCGTAAATTGACCATGGAGGACTCTGGCATGTTCCAATGCCTTGCGACCAATGAAGCCGGGGAGTCATCTGTTTATACGTGGCTGAAGGCCAAAA CATCGATACCAGTTATGGAATCGCCACCTCGAAACGTAACTGTCTTGGACGGCAAAGATGCTTCGATAACGTGCAAAGCTGTCGCTGCGCCAGTGCCAAACGTCACATGGATTTATAATG ACGCAGATACCGTAGAAGTTGCCGGCAGAGTTCAAATTCTAGAGAACGGAGATCTGCTGGTAGCAGCTGTAATGCCAACTGACGCTGGAAAGTACACGTGTATCAGGGCAAACGAAGCAGGGTCTGTAAATGGATCGGCTTATCTCACGGTATTAG TGAGAACACAAATTATTCAGCCACCGGTCGACACGTCGGTTCTACTCGGTTACACTGCCGAGCTGCAATGTAAAGTTTCCAGCGATCCAAAAGTGCCGTACGATATCGCATGGTTTCATAACAAACA GGTTATAAATACAAGAGCAAGCCAAAGAGTGAAAATGCGAGATGACGGGGCCTTGGAGCTTGCTGCGGTGAGGGCCTCGGACGTGGGAGAGTACATGTGTTCTGTAGTATCGCCTGGGGGAAACGACACAAGGAAAGCCCGTCTTAGCGTTATAGAATTACCTTTTGCGCCTATAAATGTCCAGGCGGTGAGAATGGAGGAGATATCGCCACGAACGATAAACGTTAGCTGGGTGCCTGGATTTGATGGAAACAGTCCGACGAACAAATTCATAATACAAAGACGAGAAGTGCCTGAATTAG GCCCGATACCGGACCCGCTCTTAAACTGGGTTACCGAACATAGTAACGTATCGGCTAGTAGTCGTTGGGTTCTCTTAGACAGCTTGAAAGCAGCAGCTGCATATCAGTTCCGGGTTAGCGCAGTAAATAGTGTTGGAGAGGGCCCTCCGTCAGATCCTAGCAACGTCATGGTGCTTCCGCAAGAAC CACCGTCCGGCCCGCCTCTTGGATTCGTCGGATCGGCGAGATCGTTTTCGGAAATAATAACTCAATGGCAGCCCCCGCTGGAGGAGCATCGTAACGGTCATATTTTGGGATATATTTTGCGATACCGATTGTACGGCTACAATGACAGTCCTTGGACTAATCAGAACATCACAAATGAGGCGCAGAGAAATTACTTGATAACGGATTTGATAACGTGGAAAGACTATATAGTTCAAATTGCAGCGTACAATGACAAAGGCGTTGGGATATTCACCGATGGTGTGAAGATTAAAACTAAGGAAGGCG TTCCTGAAGCCCCACCAACGAATCTGAAAGCCAGGGCGAGAAATTCTACAGCGGTAGAAGTATGGTGGAAGCCTCCGAATCCCCAGAAGATAAACGGCATAAATCAAGGCTACAAACTACAGGCTTGGATCGGTGGTAATTTTACCGAAGAAAATGAGTATAAGTCTACGACCGTTCCACCGAGCTTATTTGACCCTTTGGCTGAGCAGAGTGCCACGATTACAGGgctgaaaaaatacacattgTACAATATTACTGTCTTATGCTTTACTGATCCTGGAGACGGGGAGCGAAGCGCACCCGTTGAAATACGTACGAGTGAAGATG TTCCTGGTGCCattgaaaatcttcaatttGACGAAATCAGCGACCGGGAGGTGACGGTGCGATGGAACCCGCCGCATGAAACTAATGGAATACTTACTGGTTATCAGTTGAAATACATGATAAAGGATTTACCAGAATCATTGCGGGTCGAAAATTTCACGGCAGACGTACAATcgacaaaaattcaacatctACAG GCAACTACACATTATAAATTTGAGGTAACTGCTTGGACGTCAAAAGGTGCAGGTAAATCAAGAATTGCAACGATCCAATCAGGCGTTGAGCCAGTGCTGCCAGAACCTCCAACCAAATTGGCTCTTTCAAACATTGACGCCTTCTCGGTAGTTCTTCAATTCACCCCAGGATTTGACGGCAACTCATCGATCACAAagtggactgtacag GCACAAACGTCGCGAAATATGACATGGTACACTGTCTATGAGGTATCTGATCCCGACGCAAGTACGATCACCGTTGAAGGATTAACCCCGTTTATGCAGTACAAGTTGAGACTAATCGCCAACAACGTTGTCGGTATGTCTGGCCCGTCCGAACCAACGAAAGAATTCCAGACAATCCAGGCGCCTCCTTCGCATCCCCCTCGAAACGTCACCGTCAGAGCTATGAGTGCGACCGAATTACGCGTCAGATGGATC CCACTGCAGCAAATAGAATGGTATGGAAATCCTAGAGGGTATAACATTACCTACAAAGAGCTGAGGACGAACAAGTCTAAGAGCATATCTATTGAAGACCACACAGCAAATTCCTACGTACTGGAGAATATGGAAGAATTTGCGCTATACGAAATTGTTATGAAAGCTTATAACGATGTTGGTTCGTCTTCTCCTAGTCCTAAGGCTATCGAGAGAACACGTGAATCGG TCCCGTCTCTTGGGCCAATCAGTGTTGAAGCAAATGCAACCTCTTCCACAACTATTGTTGTAAAATGGGGTGACATTCCCATTGAGCATCAAAATGGGCAGATTGAAGGCTTCAAAGTTTACTATGGCGCCAGTAATCGGTCACCATttcagtataaaaatattccgaccAATGCCACATTCACAACTACTCTGACCGAACTACGAAAGTTTGTTCAATACCACATTCAAGTTCTCGCTTATACCAGGCTTGGTGACGGCGTCTTGAGCCTACCACCGATCAGAGTGCAGACCTTCGAAGATG CACCCGGGGCTCCGTCGAATGTATCTTTCCCGGACGTCAGCTTCTCAATGGCTCGTATAATCTGGGATACTCCTGAAGACCCTAACGGTGAAATTCTGGCGTACAAAGTCATGTTTCACCTAAACAGTAGTCAGGATcatcaattttcgaaagaatttcCAGCATCTGATAGAACCTTTAG gGCAACGGGATTAAAACAGGAAGAATATTACATGTTCTCTGTGACTGCCCAGACGAGATTAGGATGGGGAAAAACTGCGTATGCACTTGTATTGACTACTAATAACAGAGAACGACCTCAGCCACCGTCCGCTCCTCAAGTCAGCAGGTCTCAGGTGCAGAGTCGTCAAATCACATTCAGTTGGACTCCCGGGCGTGACGGATTTGCTCCGTTAAG ATATTACACAGTGCAAAAGGCTGAGAACTCTGGACCTTTTCAAACGATACCAGAAAGAGTGGATCCTTCGGTTAATTCGTACACTGCAAACAATCTCAAGCCATTCACACAGTATCAGTTTCGTATTCAAGCAACAAACGACATTGGTCCTTCAACATGGAGTGCCGAATCTGCTCAAGTTCAAACTTTGCCGACAG CCCCGTCACGCGCAGTAATAGGGTTGAAAGTGGTGCCTATAACAAAATCGAGTGTAGAAGTTCACTGGGAACCCATAGAAGAAATTTACTGGAGTGGAGATCACGCTACAGGTGGTTATCGAGTCGTGTATCAACCAGTGTCCGATTTTCCGACCGCTCTTGAAGCTGCgccaaagaaaaatattccagGAATCAAG AACAATATGATGGTTTTAAGTGATCTAatggaagataaaaattacgaaatagtCGTTGTGCCATTCAACTCAGAAGGTGAAGGTCCTCCTTGTCCGCCAGTTACGGTATACGTAGGCGAGGCTGTTCCTACGGGAGAACCTCGGGAGCTCAATGCGAAGGCTCTATCGTCTACCGAAGTACATTTAAGTTGGAAACCGCCTCAGCTCGATATGCAAAACGGTGACCTCCTAGGTTACAAG ATATTTTACCTAGTCACGGATTCGCCGCAGGAATTTGAGAAGCCACAAGAGGAAGAAATCGAAGTTGTACCTGCGTCATATCTTACTCATGGTCTTGTTTTTCTTGACAAATACACTGAATATCGCATACAGGTTTTAGCCTTCAATCCAGCTGGAGACGGACCTCGAACACCGGCTATCACAGTCAGGACTAAGGAA gaTATTCCAGGGCCACcaaataatttgcaatttattgACATAACTATGACAAGTATGCGCGTCACCTGGGATCCACCAAAGATGCGTAACGGCCAGATCGTTGGATACATTGTGGCGTACGAGACTGCAGAACAAAACGATC GGTTTAGCAAACAAGTTAAACAAAAAGTAACTGAAACAAGCCTGCTTGTCCAACCACTGGAGGAAGAAGTTACATACACGTTCACAGTCCGAGCTCAAACAATTGATTTTGGACCACCAATTTCTGGCAACGTTACAACCGGACCACAGCTTGGATCACCTGTAGCACCAAGCGAGCTTGCCATTTCGAAAACTGTAACCAGTGTCGACCTGCAGTGGACCAACGGTGCATCTGGAAAAGGGCCTTTACTAGGTTATTACATTGAAACTAGACGCAAAG CTATGGAAGATTGGCAGCATT ATGATGCCCGCTGGCAAACGATAGTGAAGAGCACCAATGGTCCACTTACAGAATATACAATATCCTACCAGAATCTTCTACCATCTACCTCATATTTATTCAGAGTGATATCATACAATCGGTATGGTATCAGCTATCCAGCATATTCAAAGGATGCG GTTTTAACTCCTTCAAAGTTATACTTTGAATATGGATATCTTCAACACCGACCATTTTATCGACAAACCTGGTTTATGGTAGCTCTGGCTGCATGCTCAGTTGTTATAATAATCATGGTAATAGCAATACTGTGCGTTAAGAGTAAGAGCTATAAATACAAAC aagaaGCCCAAAAAACTCTGGAGGAATCGATGGCCATGGACGTAGATGATCGGCAGGAATCTGATTTAGAATTGTACAGATCGCGACATGCTGGTGGAGGAGCGATGAACGTGGCGAGCACATGTGGCACATTGGGCAAGCGAGGCACCTTGGCTCGTAAATCCACGCATCATCCCCCGCCTCCGACAATGCTGGGTAAATCTCCGCCTCGACCTTCTCCAGCATCTGTGGCTTATCACAGTGACGAGGAGAGTTTGAAGGGTTACGATGAAAACCCTGATGACAGTAGCGTAACGGAAAAACCGTCTGAGATCAGTTCTACGGATTCACAG GGATCCGAAAGTGAAAATGAGAGTGTCCAATCGGATCCTCACTCCTTTGTCAATCACTATGCTAATGTCAACGACTCGTTGAGACAGTCATGGAAACGACAAAAACCGGTTAGAAATTACTCCTCCTATACAGATTCTGAGCCAGAAGGAAGCGCGGTGGTCAGTCTGAACGGAGGACAGATCATAATGAATAACATGGCAAGGTCGAGGGCTCCTTTGCCTGGTTTTTCATCGTTTGTATGA